Proteins from a single region of Sphingopyxis sp. BSN-002:
- a CDS encoding helix-turn-helix domain-containing protein → MSDEEAAPEQGELAITRTGDKLRLAREAAGLSLADVATRTRITQRHLEAIEKSDFSELPGRTYVTGFARAYARAVGLPETEIGASVRRELEEDEYGMRPAYEAYEPTDPARLPTARLTWTLVIVALILVSAYGVWRFLSVEPDEALVAAQNQAAEASEAPDAAAPAATKAGTAPVATNAPVVLTGLSEVWIGFDDAKGKTENWRTLDAGETYQVPADYIEQFTLRTSIPQALKVTVGGRDVGSIGPADTLVKGISLKPADLLARGGTNAGAVPAAPAATPKTGG, encoded by the coding sequence ATGTCAGACGAGGAAGCCGCCCCGGAACAGGGTGAGTTGGCGATTACGCGTACCGGCGACAAGCTGCGGCTTGCGCGCGAAGCGGCGGGTCTGTCGCTCGCCGATGTCGCGACCCGCACACGCATCACCCAAAGGCACCTCGAAGCCATTGAAAAATCCGATTTTTCTGAACTCCCCGGCCGCACCTACGTGACCGGCTTCGCGCGCGCCTATGCGCGTGCCGTCGGCCTGCCCGAGACGGAAATCGGTGCCTCGGTGCGCCGCGAACTCGAAGAAGACGAATATGGCATGCGCCCCGCCTATGAGGCGTATGAGCCGACCGATCCGGCGCGCCTGCCGACCGCGCGGCTGACGTGGACGCTGGTGATCGTCGCGCTGATCCTCGTATCGGCCTATGGCGTATGGCGCTTCCTGTCGGTCGAGCCCGACGAGGCGCTCGTCGCTGCGCAGAACCAGGCCGCCGAGGCGTCCGAGGCGCCCGACGCCGCCGCACCGGCAGCGACCAAGGCGGGCACGGCGCCGGTCGCGACCAACGCCCCCGTCGTGCTGACCGGCCTGTCCGAGGTGTGGATCGGCTTCGACGATGCAAAGGGCAAGACCGAGAACTGGCGCACGCTCGACGCGGGCGAGACCTATCAGGTGCCCGCCGATTATATCGAGCAGTTCACGCTCCGCACCAGCATCCCGCAGGCGTTGAAAGTCACCGTCGGCGGACGCGACGTCGGCTCGATCGGCCCCGCCGATACGCTCGTGAAAGGCATTTCGCTGAAGCCCGCCGACCTCCTTGCGCGAGGCGGAACCAATGCCGGAGCCGTACCGGCCGCACCGGCGGCGACGCCCAAAACCGGGGGCTGA